Below is a genomic region from Granulicella sp. L56.
CGGGGAGCGTTGTGAGATCCGGGGCGCGCTGGACGCGGAGACGGACTCCGTTAGGGAGAGGCTCCACGGTCTGCGGGGCGGCGTTGACGATCTGGTCCTGATCAAAGGGATAAAACTCGGCGGTGGTCTCCCTGTGGCCCGTGATGAGGGTAAGGACAAAGTCGGATTTGCCGCCCATGACGGTGAGCTTGACCTCGGCTGGAGGAGGCTGAGGGAGAAGATTAATCGCCTCGGCCAGTGCGCCAGTGGGCTGGGCAGAGGTGGCTCCCGGCGCGATGGTCAGGTTGAGGCCGAGGTGCGCTTTTCCGGGGATGCAAACCCGGGCGCAGACAAGCCAGTTAACTTTGGCGTCGAGGTGGATTTTTCCTGCTTTTAGTGACTTTTCAGCCGTGAGCAGGACGGGGAAAGTTACAGAATTCTCGTAGCCGAAGTCCATCAGCGGCTCGTTGGGAAGGCGCTGGGGAATGGGGAATTGCAAAGCTCCAGCGGTAATACCCGCTGGGAGTGTCCAGGTGATCTTTGGGGGTTCCCCAGCATCTCCGGCATTGATCCAGTAGACGTGCCAATGGGGATCAAGTGTAAACGAGAGGCCAGCCTGCAGGGTTTCACCCGGCGCGATGGTTTGCGAGGCAGTGACCAGTTGCGCTGTCAGGTGTTGGGCCTTTGCGGGACCGGGGCCGCCGTCGCCTGCTACCGTAAGCTGCGCATGGGCGGTCGGGAGAAGGAAGAGAAGGCAGACCGCAGCGAGCAAGGAGTAGCGAATTTTCATTTGATTTAATTGTAGGACGCGGGCTGGAGTGCAAGGGTTACAAGACTTTTGCAGTACAGACGTCAATCGAAGCTTGTCGCTGATGCTCATTAGACGCTAACCGGAACGCATTTTTCTCAAAAAAAGATGGGTGTATTTAGAGAGCTGTCCGGCGATGCTCGACCATGATGCAGCGGTCCATGACGACGTGAATACCGCCTGCCTCGGCTTTGGCGGCAGCTTCGAGGTTGAGGATGCCGGATTGGACCCAGAGATTGGGGAGGCCGAGTTGGAGCATCTCCTCCACGATGGCGGGAATGTATTTAGGCAGGCGGAAGACGTTGACGATGTCCGGCTTGACGGGAAGATCGGCGAGGCTGGGATAGCATTTCTCGCCGAGCAAGGTGTCTACAGTCGGGTTGACGGGCAGGATACGGTAGCCGTGCTGCTGCATATAGGCCGGCACGTAGTGGCTGGGCTTGCCGGGATCGGCAGACAGCCCGACTACGGCGATGGTGGAAGACCGGGTGAGCAGGGCGTGGATGAGGGAGGGCTCGTTCATCATGCTCGCTTTCTTATTTGTGCCAGATGCCCAGCAGGCGTCGCAGAACGATGAGCTCGCCAATATGATAGGCGGCGTGGTCAGCGATTAGCAGCGCTTCGCGCAGAAGGTTCTGGCCGTTGCCCCAACGGAAGGGCTTGAAGAGGTCGGCTTCGGGCTTCAGGATGAGTGCCTCGAAGTGCTCGCGGTCTTTGTGGATGGCGGCAATGGCGTGATTCCATGCCTGCGCTGACGGTGGCTCGGGGGATTTGGGCCAATAGGCATCGGGCCACTCGAGAGGCTGGTAGCCGCCGGTGGGAGGAGCGCTGAAATCGAGGATGTCGCGCTGGGCGATGCGGAGATGCTCGAGGAGCTGCCAGGCAGAGTAGGGCAGGTTCTCGGGCACCGTGCCGCGCAGCTCGGCGGGAAAATCCTTCACCGCATCGTCGAAGGTGGCATGGGCTTGTCCGCCTTGAAGGAGCTCGGAGAGTTGCTTGCGCAGGGGTTCGTGCGGATCAGTCACGGTATTTGGCTTGGCGCTGGATTTGGTCATAGGCTTCGGCTCCTCTGCTTGCTTCACTTTGGATGCGTCCGGGCCAACGGTCGAATCAGGAGATTATTTGCGGGCCATGATGATCGCGAGCGCAGGAAAGGTGCGTAGCCAGTCCGGCGGCCTGCGCTCAACACCGAGACCGGCCAGCTGTAGCTGCTCAGCATACTCGCGAGTGAGCTTGTAGTCGGAGAGGATGACGATGCCGCCGGGCTTGAGGACGCGAACGATCTCTGCCAGAGCCTGGTTGCGGGTGGGACGGTCATAGATATTGTGCAGGCAGAGATTCGAGAGGATGACATCGAAGCTGGCATCGGGAAAGGACATCTGCTGCGCACCTTCGCTGACAAGGGTGCAGCGCGCCGCGACGCCCTCAAGCTCAAGGTTGTGCTGCGTGGCGCCGACGGAGTTGTTGCTGAGGTCCTCTTTATTCCAGACATCGATGCCAGTGGCGTGGCCAGTGGTGAGATGGCGGGCCGCGCCTACAAGCAGCAGGCCGCGGCCGGTGCCGACGTCGAGCACCTGCTCGTCGCCGCGCCACGCATGCAGGGCGAGCATACGGTCGCGATGAAGAAATTTGCCGTGGAGGCTGTAGAGCAGCATAAGCAGGCCCGGAACCAGCAGAAATATGGCAGGCCAAACCAGCGAGCTGCCGAGAAGGATTGCGACATTACCGATATGGAGGGTACGCGGGCCGAAGAGTGCCAAAAGAAGGCAGATGACGCCCGCGACAAGCAGGTTACGGATGACGCCGGGGGCATCGATACCGTAGTTCGGTTTGGCATTTAATGACTTGGACATGTACTTCTCCTTCGATGTCTTGTGGTTTTCCATCGTAAGGCAAGGAAGAGAAGCAACGTGAAAATTTTGGCTGGGGGAATACTTCCTCCCCAGCACGATGAGATTGTGGTGGATAACAACAGCGAGTTATGAATGGAAGACAGCGGCTAGATTCAGAGAGATCTCTAGATGTCGTCGTCCTCTGCGATCTCGGCCGGAAAGTTTCCTTCGCGCCTCATACGCAGGTAACCGCGAATGAAAGGCTCAAGGTCGCCGTCGAGGACTTTATCGACATCGCCTACTTCAACGCGGGTGCGAAGATCTTTGGCCATGCGATAGGGCTGAAGAACGTAGCTGCGAATCTGCGAGCCGAACTTGATATCGAGCTTGGAATCTTCGAGCTTTCTGCTGACAGCTTTCTTCTTATCGAGCTCATACTCGTACAAGCGCGAACGCAACATTTTCATCGCCCTCTCCTTGTTCTTGTGCTGCGAGCGCTCGTTCTGGCAGCCCGCGACAAGACCGGTAGGAAGGTGGGTAATGCGAACGGCGGAGTCGGTGGTATTGACGTGCTGGCCACCCTTGCCTCCAGACCGGTAGGTATCGATGCGAAGATCGTCGGGCTTGATGTCGATGACGATGGTGTCGTCGATCTCGGGCGAGACGAAGACGCTGGCGAAGCTGGTGTGGCGGCGCTTGGCGGAGTCGAACGGCGAGATGCGAACCAGACGATGAACCCCTGTTTCACCAGAGAGAAGACCGAAGGCAAAGTCGCCGGAGATGGTGAAGGTGGCTGACTTGATGCCGGCTTCGTCGCCGTCCTGGACTTCGTTGATCTCGACCTTGAAGTTCTGGCGCTCGCCCCACCGAATATACATACGCATGAGCATCTCGGCCCAATCCTGCGACTCGGTACCGCCTGCGCCGGGATGGACGACGACGATGGCATTGAGCGCATCGGTCTCGCCGGAGAGCATGGTCTTCGATTCGAGCTTGTCGGCGAAGTCGATGAGTGCCGGAATCTCGCGAACGAGGTCGGGCTCGGTGTTCTCACCCTCTTTAGCGAGCTCGAAGTAGGCCTCGATGTCGTCGGAGCGGCGCGCTAATTCAGCGTCATCGGCGAGCAGAGTTTCGAGACGCTTGCGTTCGCGCATCAATGGCTGCGAACGCGCTGCATCAGCCCAGATGGTGGGGTCAGCAGTTTTTTCTTCGATGATGGCTAGTTCACGACGCAGACGAGCCGAGTCAAAGATACTCCCGCAGATCGCGGACTTTGTCGCGAACTGGGTTATAGGTAAATTCTAAGTCGCTCAACATATGATTCAAGTTTAGTTGATTTTTCGCCTGAAGCTATAAACGAATGCCAGCGTAGTGATAAGAGCGCAGAGATAGGCGAAGAGATCGCCATGCGCGGTGTAGAAGGTAATGTCGTGCTCGTAGCCGAAGCCAGCGTGAAGAGCAGTGCGGATATGGCGCGGCGCGGAGGCTGTAACTCGACCATAGGGATCGATAACAGCGGTGACGCCGGTGTTGGTGGAGCGAAGCACCCAGCGATGGTTTTCGATGGCGCGCATGCGGACCATGTTGAGGTGCTGCCATGGCGCGCTGGTATCGCCATACCAGCCATCGTCGGAGATGTTGACGAGGACATCTGCGCCTTTGAGCACGAAGAGGCGGATCTCGTCGGCGAAGGTGGACTCATAGCAGATGAAGGTGCCGTAATGGTGACCGTCGTAGGTGAAGACCGTGCGGTGGGTGCCTGCCGATAAGTCTCCTGCTTCAGCGAGTAAGTTTCCGGCGAAGAAGAGCAGGGATTTGAAGGGAACGTATTCGCCGAAGGGGACCAAATGCATCTTGTCGTAGCGGCCAGCGAAGACGCCGTCGGGTGTAAGAAACGACGCAGAGTTGAAGCGATCGAATGACTTCGAGGCAGTGGGGTCGGAGCTACGGCCGACGCCTAAGTCGTCTACGATGACCGGCGCATTGGCCGCGCGTGCGAGCGAGGACATGCCAATGCGGAAGCGTGGATCGTCCTCAACAAAGGGCGCAGGAGCTTCGGGCCACACGATAAGGTTCGTTGGCGTTGGCGGCATCGTTTGCTGTGCAGATTGCGGGGGAACTTCGAAGACGATGCAGGTAGTGGAAGGGAGTTCGGGGATTCCATTACAGCGATTGCGCGGAGGATGGAGGCTAAGTTGCGAGAAAGAATCGATAAGTTGCTCGACGGATGGCTCTGGGCCAGTTCTCTCCGCACCTACCGCGAGATTCTCCTGTAGCAGCGTGGCTTTGGCAGTTGTTTCAGAGTAAGTAGGCGTGTGAAAGCGATGCAGCGCAGCGACGTAAAGCAAAATGATGACTACACCGGTGATGGTAAGTGCTGGACGAGTAAATCGCCGGTCCCGAACACGGATACGAATGAGCCAGAGGGCATTGACTGCCACGATGACGAAGGACAGGCCATAGGCACCAGCGATCGGCGCGAGCCGAGTAAGGAGTGAGTTATCTACCTGAGCAATGCCTAGCTGGTCCCAGGGAAAGCCGGTGATGCGTGCGCGGGCTAACTCGACCGCGATCCAGGCGAACGGTATTAGAAGGAGTGTGGCCTGACGCCCGAAGCGGCGATGGAAGGCAGTAACGAGCGCCGCGAAGAGTGCGTGATAGAGACCGAGATACAAGCAGAAGAGAACAAGGATACCTGCGGCGATAGGTTTGGCCAGGCCACCGTAGAGATACATCGTCTGATAGATCCAGTAGCAGTTACCGAGATACCAGACAAAGCCGCAGAGATAGCCGAGGGCCGCTCCCTGATGGAATTTGAGTGGAGCGCCAGCTTTATCGTTCGCGAGCAGCGCCCATAGAAGTGGAAGAAGCGCGATCCAGCAGAAAGCGGTTCGCCAGAGCGGCGTGGGTCCGGCGATAGGAAAGGGCAGCACCTGAAGGATGCCGGAGAGTACGGCCATCAACCAGAGCCGCAGAGGAATTTGTCGCATCGCAGATGAAGTCTAACATTCAAAACTGCTGGTTGCGATGAGTCTTATTTTCAACGATGAATGTTATCGAGTTAGATCTCCCAAAAAGGTATGCAGATAAAAATCAGACTTACAATTATTTGCAAGCCAGTAGCTACTTCTGTATCGTCAAAGATGGCATTGTAGACATTCGAGTTATAGCTACTACTGGATCTAGTGATTGGATTTATTCGATGCCCACAGGAGGTAACAAGTGGAAGTAAGCCGAATTATCGCTGAGATTGATGCGCAGATATCGAAGTTGCAGCAGGCCCGTACGCTGCTCGCTGGAACGACGCAGGTCGCAACCAAGGGCCCGGGCCGTCCCAAAGGACGCAAGGTTGCTGTCAAGGCAGCAGCAGTAGCACCGAAGAAGGCACCAGCGCGTAAGCGCAAGCTGAGCCCCGAAGGCCGCAAGCGCATCGCCGATGCCATGAAAAAGCGTTGGGCGGAACGGCGCAAGCAGAACGCCAAGGGCTAACTCCTTAGGCTTTATAGAAAAAGCGCAAGCACTGTGACAACCGTGCTTGCGCTTTACCTTTGCTAATTGACTATTAGCGGGTAATGATGACTTCGCGAAGACTGTCTTTCGCGAGGAAGAAGCGAAAGTTACTAAATTCGCTCAGCATGTTTTCAATCTTTCGGTTGCTGTAGACGTTGAGCAGCGGATAGTTTCCTGCACGCTGCATCTCGATGACGTCAGTGTCTGTGAGATGGTAGCGGTTGAAAGACGCCTCCGCATCCGGCGCTGCATGGAAGAATGCCAGCATAAGGCCGCCGGGCTGTAACACCTCGTGAATACGCGCGAACACTGGCGCGAGCAGAGGCTCGGGTAGGTAATCCGCCGTGTCCCAGAGGATTACTACATCGAACATGCGTCCGGAAAAATTGAGATTGGACTTAAGGAAACCTTCCACGTTGAAGCCAGCGACCTTGTCCCCTTCAGCGGGGACGACCCACTCTGGCTTCGCAGCCTCTTCGACCAGATTCGCCATATAGATGCTGTGGCCAAGACTGGTGATGTAGTTGATGTTGGTGGAGGACGTGGGACCGATATCGAGGACGCGCAGCGATTCCTGCGTGCTCAGATGCTTGAGCAACTCCTTCCATCCGCTGGAATGGCGGGGGACGCGGTTGCCCCCAGCACCCTTGGCGCTGCTTGAGCTATCGCTGCTAAAGAGATTGCGCATGTGCCCGCTTCCCTTCTCTTAGGCCTTCGGCTGCAGGACGAGAGTTTCTGGCGAAGTCGCGGCAGGAGCCGAAGCCGTTTGCGACGTAGAAGCAGGTTGACCCGCACCCGGCTTCAGTTCGACGCGCCCCTTGAGTATGGCACTCTCTTCGATAGAAAGCCTACCCGCGACGATATCTCCCGTAAGAGACGCCGACTGGCGCAGGTCGACGCGCCCTGTGGCCTGGACATTGCCGGTAAGCCTGCCGAAGACGATCAGATCGCGCACGATGACGTCGGCGACGATGCGCGCATCTGGACCGATGGTCAACCGATTTTCAGAAAGGGTGATGCTACCTTCAATGTCGCAGTCCAGATAGAGGTCTTCCTGGCCGGAGATATCTCCGCGAACCACGACTGACTTACCGATAACGGTGGAACCTTCTGCTGGCTTCATTCGATTTTGCTCTCCTCGTGACGCTGTCTGCTGCAAGTATGTCTTGCCCGAACTATACCCAAGCGCTTGTTATGAGGCAAACCGAGTAAACTTTGCAAGGGCTTTATACGTCTGACTTAGGATAGCCTGAACGGCTGCGGCGAACTAGAAGTAGAACCAGGAGTGAAGTTTGACAAGCGATGCGGTGGAGGGTGGTGACGATATTTCATTTCATGCGCTGGAGCCGCAGATTCCGAGGGAACGCTTGTTGACAGGTCGCTGGTTGATGGCAGGAGCCTTAGGGCTGTGTGCCTGCCTTACAGGACCGTGGGTGACCGCGCAAAGCGTGCCCGCAAACAAAACGGATAGCTCGGTAAACCTATTAGCGGAATCTCCACGCTCATGGGTAGTGGCTGCTGCGACAAATGAGCTGACTGCCCTTCATCATCCAAACTCTTATCTGCGCTACCAAATGCACGTCATCGACATGAAAGGCGATCAGATTCGCGATGTCATCGAGAGCAAAGACGGCACTGTCGCAAGATTGATTCTGAGGGATGGACGGCCACTGACCGAAGATGAAGACAAAGCGGAACGGCAACGCTTGAATGATATGATCGCGTCGCCATCGGATTACTTCAAGCACGTTAAGAACGATGGCGAGGGCCGGAAGCTGGCCGACCAGCTAATACGTTTGATGCCGGACGCCATGATCTACACCTATGCGCCGGGGCAGCCGCAGACAGGCAAGAATGGCGGGATAGAGGTCGTGCTGGACTACAAGCCCAATCCAAAGTTCTCGCCCCCCAGTACGCCCGCCCAGGCGCTGACGGGACTCGAAGGTCGCGTATGGATCGACGCCAGGAGCCATCAGGTCGTTCGCATGGAAGGAACGATCTTTCGCCCTGTCAACTTCGGATGGGGAATGCTGGCGCATATCTATCCTGGGGGGCATCTTCTGTTGGATCAGGAAAATGCCGGAAACAACCGATGGATTTTCACCAAGTTCAAAGAGGATGTCAGTGTGCGTGCCCTGATGGTGAAGACGATTCATGTTCACTCCGATGTCGAAGCAGGGTCGTTCCAGACCTTGCCCGGGCCTATCCCCTACCAGGAAGCAATACGAATGCTGCTGGACACTCCGCTGCCTAAGAAGTAAATCCTCGAACCTTCTTGTCAATTACTTCTCAGGCAAGCACACGAGCCCTGGCTCGAAGCGTTTGGCGGCGCACTGTCAGTGCCTCGATGCGATCGCGCTGCACAGCGTATCCCATGCCTATAGTGGTTGGGACCACGATCTCGCCTTTTTTGCTCACCGTAACCGCAGGCTCAATGATGTCCTGCGACCAGTAGCGGCTGGAGGCGGAGACGTCGCCGGGTAAAGAGAAGTTAGGCAACGAAGAGAGCGCGATATTGTGTGCACGGCCGATTCCAGTCTCCAACATGCCGCCGCACCAGACAGGAATGCCGCGCTCCTCGGCAACGTTGTGGACGGCGATTGCCTCGCTGAAACCGCCGACGCGGCCGACCTTGATATTGAGGATGCGGCACGATTGCATATCGATTGCGGCGAGAGCGTCGCGACGGTTGCGAATGGATTCGTCGAGGCAGATTGCGGTCTTGATGCGCTTTTGCAGCATGGAGTGGAAGTAGAAGTCGTCGTACCAGAGAGGCTGCTCGATCATAAGCAGATTGAACTGGTCCCAACTGGCGAGGTGGTCGAAATCTTTCATGCGATAGGCAGAGTTTGCGTCGCAGCTTAGCCTGATATCAGGCCAACGGGCACGGACCGCCTCGAAGATCTGCGTATCCCAGCCGGGCTTGCACTTAAGCTTGATGCGCTGATATCCAGCCGCAAGCTCGATAGCAATTTTCTCCATAAGCTGGTCGATAGTGGGTTGGATGCCGATGGAGACACCGCAAGCGATGATAGAGCGCGTGCCGCCGAGAAGCTGTGCCAGTGAAACCTGTTCGATCTGCGCCTCTAAATCCCAGACAGCGTTTTCAAGCGCTGCCTTAGCCATGCGGTGTCCACGAACCTGTCGAAAGAGACCGGGACAACTGCCGCCGCCCTGCAGCTCGACATCGAGCAGGCGTGGTGCCAGCTCTGTCTCAGTAATGATCCACGCGGTGTCGATCATCTCGTCGCTGAAGTAGGGATGCTCACCG
It encodes:
- a CDS encoding CoA-binding protein, translated to MMNEPSLIHALLTRSSTIAVVGLSADPGKPSHYVPAYMQQHGYRILPVNPTVDTLLGEKCYPSLADLPVKPDIVNVFRLPKYIPAIVEEMLQLGLPNLWVQSGILNLEAAAKAEAGGIHVVMDRCIMVEHRRTAL
- a CDS encoding DinB family protein yields the protein MTKSSAKPNTVTDPHEPLRKQLSELLQGGQAHATFDDAVKDFPAELRGTVPENLPYSAWQLLEHLRIAQRDILDFSAPPTGGYQPLEWPDAYWPKSPEPPSAQAWNHAIAAIHKDREHFEALILKPEADLFKPFRWGNGQNLLREALLIADHAAYHIGELIVLRRLLGIWHK
- a CDS encoding class I SAM-dependent methyltransferase produces the protein MSKSLNAKPNYGIDAPGVIRNLLVAGVICLLLALFGPRTLHIGNVAILLGSSLVWPAIFLLVPGLLMLLYSLHGKFLHRDRMLALHAWRGDEQVLDVGTGRGLLLVGAARHLTTGHATGIDVWNKEDLSNNSVGATQHNLELEGVAARCTLVSEGAQQMSFPDASFDVILSNLCLHNIYDRPTRNQALAEIVRVLKPGGIVILSDYKLTREYAEQLQLAGLGVERRPPDWLRTFPALAIIMARK
- the prfB gene encoding peptide chain release factor 2 (programmed frameshift), whose product is MLSDLEFTYNPVRDKVRDLREYLDSARLRRELAIIEEKTADPTIWADAARSQPLMRERKRLETLLADDAELARRSDDIEAYFELAKEGENTEPDLVREIPALIDFADKLESKTMLSGETDALNAIVVVHPGAGGTESQDWAEMLMRMYIRWGERQNFKVEINEVQDGDEAGIKSATFTISGDFAFGLLSGETGVHRLVRISPFDSAKRRHTSFASVFVSPEIDDTIVIDIKPDDLRIDTYRSGGKGGQHVNTTDSAVRITHLPTGLVAGCQNERSQHKNKERAMKMLRSRLYEYELDKKKAVSRKLEDSKLDIKFGSQIRSYVLQPYRMAKDLRTRVEVGDVDKVLDGDLEPFIRGYLRMRREGNFPAEIAEDDDI
- the lnt gene encoding apolipoprotein N-acyltransferase, which translates into the protein MRQIPLRLWLMAVLSGILQVLPFPIAGPTPLWRTAFCWIALLPLLWALLANDKAGAPLKFHQGAALGYLCGFVWYLGNCYWIYQTMYLYGGLAKPIAAGILVLFCLYLGLYHALFAALVTAFHRRFGRQATLLLIPFAWIAVELARARITGFPWDQLGIAQVDNSLLTRLAPIAGAYGLSFVIVAVNALWLIRIRVRDRRFTRPALTITGVVIILLYVAALHRFHTPTYSETTAKATLLQENLAVGAERTGPEPSVEQLIDSFSQLSLHPPRNRCNGIPELPSTTCIVFEVPPQSAQQTMPPTPTNLIVWPEAPAPFVEDDPRFRIGMSSLARAANAPVIVDDLGVGRSSDPTASKSFDRFNSASFLTPDGVFAGRYDKMHLVPFGEYVPFKSLLFFAGNLLAEAGDLSAGTHRTVFTYDGHHYGTFICYESTFADEIRLFVLKGADVLVNISDDGWYGDTSAPWQHLNMVRMRAIENHRWVLRSTNTGVTAVIDPYGRVTASAPRHIRTALHAGFGYEHDITFYTAHGDLFAYLCALITTLAFVYSFRRKIN
- a CDS encoding class I SAM-dependent methyltransferase, with protein sequence MRNLFSSDSSSSAKGAGGNRVPRHSSGWKELLKHLSTQESLRVLDIGPTSSTNINYITSLGHSIYMANLVEEAAKPEWVVPAEGDKVAGFNVEGFLKSNLNFSGRMFDVVILWDTADYLPEPLLAPVFARIHEVLQPGGLMLAFFHAAPDAEASFNRYHLTDTDVIEMQRAGNYPLLNVYSNRKIENMLSEFSNFRFFLAKDSLREVIITR
- a CDS encoding polymer-forming cytoskeletal protein translates to MKPAEGSTVIGKSVVVRGDISGQEDLYLDCDIEGSITLSENRLTIGPDARIVADVIVRDLIVFGRLTGNVQATGRVDLRQSASLTGDIVAGRLSIEESAILKGRVELKPGAGQPASTSQTASAPAATSPETLVLQPKA
- the menC gene encoding o-succinylbenzoate synthase, translated to MFKIDAIHLREINMPLAHPFETSFGLTTARRILLIEIESDGRTAWGECVAGEHPYFSDEMIDTAWIITETELAPRLLDVELQGGGSCPGLFRQVRGHRMAKAALENAVWDLEAQIEQVSLAQLLGGTRSIIACGVSIGIQPTIDQLMEKIAIELAAGYQRIKLKCKPGWDTQIFEAVRARWPDIRLSCDANSAYRMKDFDHLASWDQFNLLMIEQPLWYDDFYFHSMLQKRIKTAICLDESIRNRRDALAAIDMQSCRILNIKVGRVGGFSEAIAVHNVAEERGIPVWCGGMLETGIGRAHNIALSSLPNFSLPGDVSASSRYWSQDIIEPAVTVSKKGEIVVPTTIGMGYAVQRDRIEALTVRRQTLRARARVLA